One part of the Vicia villosa cultivar HV-30 ecotype Madison, WI linkage group LG6, Vvil1.0, whole genome shotgun sequence genome encodes these proteins:
- the LOC131614183 gene encoding transcription factor GAMYB-like: MMSSALTRKRKRPKHSLSVLPVEEADQRGNAEGGGGGGVALKKGPWTKEEDEILVDHIKKYGEGNWKAVQKNSGLARDGKSCRLRWLNNLRSGLKKGPFTAEEERIMLEFRYLKGSKWAQMASLLPGRTDNEIKNFWHTRSRKREQAGLPIYPDEISSKCSLIGSQEIDDMLANEFSRPDETENFNLDITDLDLKDFKFRPDMLPSYFDSKDCKLISDLVGWRSDLSHNTISTRPSKCPRVSVVPHRYLIGSSNDAVPVVIDQYRQYPMKSTPCDPILNTNLHHGYDNPSTGFHVTPNISSPQPIYGSMRLEPPSFQNLQTQPCSRSGMYVPQNPTFESVDTPVQAPLIEPVDTLVQAPLIEPVDTPVQAPLTQWNGLDDDHGANYDIYGGALNQLPAYSSFDKEDSLNQIDLALPDVVLDSGWH, translated from the exons ATGATGAGTAGCGCTTTGACGCGAAAACGTAAAAGGCCAAAGCATAGCCTGTCGGTATTACCAGTGGAAGAAGCTGATCAAAGAGGTAACGCggaaggaggaggaggaggaggagttgCTCTAAAGAAAGGTCCATGGACAAAGGAAGAGGATGAAATTTTGGTAGATCATATTAAGAAGTACGGAGAGGGAAACTGGAAGGCAGTCCAGAAGAATTCAGGACTTGCTCGCGATGGGAAAAGCTGTCGTCTACGATGGTTGAATAACTTGAGGTCAGGACTGAAAAAGGGTCCATTTACTGCTGAAGAAGAGCGCATAATGCTCGAGTTCCGCTATCTGAAGGGAAGCAAATGGGCTCAAATGGCTTCATTG tTGCCTGGACGTACAGATAACGAGATAAAGAACTTTTGGCACACAAGAAGTAGGAAACGGGAACAAGCTGGCTTACCAATCTACCCTGACGAGATATCATCCAAATGTTCGTTAATTGGAAGTCAAGAAATTGATGACATGTTGGCAAATGAATTCAGCCGGCCTGATGAAACAGAAAACTTCAACTTGGATATAACTGACTTGGACCTTAAAGATTTCAAATTCCGCCCAGATATGTTGCCGTcatattttgattcaaaagattgcaaACTAATAAGTGACTTGGTTGGATGGCGCTCAGATTTGTCTCATAATACCATATCCACGCGTCCCTCAAAGTGTCCTCGTGTATCCGTAGTGCCGCACCGATATTTGATCGGCAGCAGTAATGATGCTGTCCCGGTAGTAATTGATCAGTATCGCCAATATCCTATGAAGTCTACTCCATGTGATCCAATTCTTAATACCAACCTTCATCATGGATATGATAACCCTTCAACTGGATTTCATGTCACACCAAATATCTCTTCTCCTCAGCCCATATATGGATCCATGAGGTTAGAGCCCCCTTCATTCCAAAATTTACAGACTCAACCGTGTAGCCGGAGCGGCATGTATGTGCCCCAAAATCCCACATTTGAGTCTGTTGACACACCGGTTCAGGCTCCTCTGATTGAGCCTGTTGACACGCTGGTTCAGGCTCCTCTGATTGAGCCTGTTGACACGCCGGTTCAGGCTCCTCTGACACAATGGAATGGACTAGATGACGATCATGGCGCTA ATTATGATATTTACGGTGGTGCACTTAATCAGCTACCGGCTTATTCTTCTTTTGACAAAGAAGATAGTTTGAATCAGATAGATTTGGCGCTACCAGATGTCGTGCTTGACTCTGGCTGGCATTGA